The following are encoded in a window of Vigna unguiculata cultivar IT97K-499-35 chromosome 8, ASM411807v1, whole genome shotgun sequence genomic DNA:
- the LOC114193010 gene encoding E3 ubiquitin-protein ligase listerin isoform X1 has product MGKQKGENARSKSRPSSSSLAASLLPSGPAAAAAVGFDGFVGSSRLDLPSSSEDSLPFVDVDSELAVHLKRLGRKDPTTKLKALTALSMLLQEKSAKESILIVPQWAFEYKRLLLDYNREVRRATHDTMTALVTSVGRDLALHLKTLMGPWWFAQFDRVSEVSQAAKRSFQAAFPAQEKRLDALVLCTTQIFMYLEENLKLTPQNLSDKAVATDELDEIYQQVISSTLLALATLLDVLICLQQRPGFENVTTEPKHASKARAAAVSFTEKLFKDHKYFHDFLRSERPSIRSATYSVLKSLIKNMPQAINDGNLKSVAGAILGAFNEKDPTCHPSMWDVILLFSRQFPDGWSSLNIQKSILNPFWNFLRNGCFGSQKVSYPALVLFLDNVPPKSVGGDKFFLEFFKNFWAGRRISLSIDRLAFFQALQECFLWALKNASRYNDGEESICHFRVTLVDHVLVKLLWKDFLTAGTSRADDIINLGKATVSLEENVSESKKVDMLNMKYPMPYLQELGKCFIEILLGIFILDINVLSVFIEELQDNCMGALEQAVNVDIVERIILFMFLLEKHAVLKGAIWPLAYIVGPMLGKSFSLIKSSDSPDTVRLLSVAVSVFGPQMIVQEVFIKNKGHYSSQVSCNGDKVGEAEDFMQIFKNIFVPWCLQSNSCSTSARVDLLLALLDDEHFSEQWSFIINYVIGQSYSEFESKLLDADHAAILAMLLEKARDGRMKRKVKDDSTHSPGSNAKDWHHQYLELSAIAVSQSLPPFSTSHVQFICSLLGGLTEEKSSFLSRNALILIYEEIFRKLLCFLQTSPFFWVRNAASVLINDEKTSVEFDSSLNIIEIAKFALDILDGSFYSLKTLDGESGLVSGILSAIFVIEWECNLSKALGDSLDDNSMIQIKPRITFGEYVCAFHNKINVQFLKSLCSDSRKRLSNILVQSTRLALFAEDRLSNDEIVSLCCTWVLEVLEHVCLDENEEQSVLQYLLSKDEVWPVFVAPNFSLTKASGDKKFVAFIDRLISKIGIDRVISGCGVLNPSLLGKGQELASSAWLTAEILCTWRWPGSCAMSSFLPSFCAYAKGSNSVQEGLLDETLRILLDGSLVYGGTGTKNSVSMWPVPADEMEGVEEPFLRALISFLSALFKEKIWGPAKASSLIELFVNKLFIGEAVNTNCLKILPLLINILLEPFYGYEEPGTGVHHCTLEESFVQNTMIDWLERALSLPPLVTWKTGEDMEDWLQLVIGCYPFISVGGSQALKPARNISSDERKLLYKLFQKQRHVAGGSAIFNQLTVVQMLLSKLMIVSVGYCWNEFCKEDWDFLLSNLRCWIQSAVVMMEDVTENINGVVDSSADNLNLMSQKIEQIVLISDPFPIKICENALLSFLLLLKHCKLQQDEERDNLSTSKSENLDSVKDRILEGVLRLLFCTGISEAIASDCCKEAALVVASSRVEYTHFWNLVAFGVVNSSSQCRDKAVKSVEFWGLRKGSISSLYTLLFTSKPIPPLQFAAYFVLSNDPVLSIAILEDNACNSNVYAATDDDRQHDMSLEEKVHLKKEISVMVERAPFEVLGTDSLSHQRVNLFLAWSLLLSHLQSLSSSSQRERLIQYIQDSATPVVLDCLFQHIPVETFTVQSLKKKDAELSGGLSEAASAATRATTTGSLLFAVESLWPVELEKISSLAGAIYGLMLQVLPAYVRGWFSDLRDRNTSAVIESFTRTCCSPPLIANELSQIKKADFRDENFSVSVSKSANEIVATYTKDETGMDLVIRLPASYPLRPVDVDCTRSLGIAETKQRKWLMSMMLFVRNQNGALAEAIGIWKRNFDKEFEGVEECPICYSVIHTTDHSLPRLGCKTCKHKFHSACLCKWFSTSHKSSCPLCQSPFYGLHLE; this is encoded by the exons ATGGGAAAGCAGAAAGGAGAAAACGCCAGAAGCAAGTCACGCCCTTCCAGTAGCAG TCTCGCCGCCTCGCTCTTGCCTTCCGGCCCCGCCGCCGCTGCCGCCGTTGGATTTGATGGTTTTGTCGGCAGCTCGCGCCTCGATCTTCCTTCTTCGTCCGAGGACTCCCTCCCCTTTGTC GATGTTGATAGTGAGCTTGCGGTTCACTTGAAGAGGCTAGGCAGGAAGGATCCCACCACTAAG cTTAAGGCATTGACAGCTCTATCTATGCTGCTTCAAGAAAAGTCTGCAAAAGAAAGCATTCTAATAGTTCCGCAATGG GCATTTGAGTATAAAAGGCTTTTGCTGGACTACAATAGGGAGGTTCGGCGGGCCACTCATGATACCATGACTGCTCTTGTTACTTCTGTTGG GAGAGATTTAGCTCTGCATTTGAAGACTTTGATGGGACCATGGTGGTTTGCTCAATTTGATCGAGTTTCTGAAGTTTCTCAGGCAGCAAAAAGGTCTTTCCAG GCAGCCTTTCCAGCACAGGAAAAGAGACTTGATGCTTTGGTTTTATGCACAACACAGATATTTATGTATTTAGAAGAAAACCTAAAGCTCACACCGCAAAATTTATCTGATAAAGCTGTAGCTACAGATGAGTTAGATGAGATATATCAGCAG GTGATATCATCAACGTTGTTAGCATTGGCCACTCTTCTTGATGTTTTAATTTGCTTACAACAACGACCTGGTTTTGAGAACGTAACTACTGAACCTAAACATGCTTCTAAGGCTAGGGCAGCTGCTGTTTCTTTTACCGAGAAGCTGTTCAAAGATCATAAATACTTTCATGACTTTTTGAGGTCAGAAAGGCCTAGCATTCGATCAGCTACTTATAGTGTATTGAAGagcttaataaaaaatatgccACAGGCTATTAATGATGGAAATTTAAAATCTGTTGCTGGTGCAATTCTTGGTGCTTTCAATGAGAAGGATCCAACTTGTCATCCCTCAATGTGGGATGTAATATTACTTTTCTCTAGACAATTCCCAGATGGTTGGTCTTCCTTAAACATTCAAAAAAGCATACTAAATCCGTTTTGGAATTTTCTTAGGAATGGTTGCTTTGGTTCCCAGAAGGTTTCATATCCAGCTTTGGTTTTATTCTTAGACAATGTTCCACCTAAATCTGTTGGAGGGGATAagttttttcttgaatttttcaAGAACTTTTGGGCTGGAAGGAGAATTTCTCTATCTATAGATAGACTGGCATTTTTCCAGGCACTGCAAGAATGTTTCCTTTGGGCTTTGAAAAATGCTTCAAG ATATAATGATGGAGAAGAGTCAATCTGTCACTTCCGAGTCACTCTTGTTGATCATGTCCTTGTAAAGCTTTTATGGAAGGATTTCCTTACAGCTGGAACCTCAAGAGCTGATGACATAATCAACTTAGGAAAAGCAACAGTTTCATTGGAGGAAAATGTTTCTGAAAGCAAGAAAGTGGATATGCTGAATATGAAGTATCCTATGCCCTATTTGCAAGAGTTGGGGAAGTGCTTTATTGAAATCCTTTTAGGCATTTTTATATTGGATATCAATGTTCTATCTGTTTTTATTGAGGAACTTCAGGATAATTGCATGGGTGCTCTTGAGCAAGCAGTTAATGTGGACATTGTTGAACGAATCATTTTGTTCATGTTTTTGCTGGAAAAACATGCTGTGCTGAAAGGTGCAATTTGGCCATTGGCCTATATTGTGGGACCAATGTTGGGGAAGTCTTTCTCACTCATTAAATCTTCA GATTCACCAGATACTGTGAGACTTCTGTCAGTTGCTGTTTCAGTATTTGGACCACAAATGATTGTCCAagaagtttttattaaaaacaaaggGCATTATTCTAGTCAGGTTTCATGTAATGGGGATAAAGTAGGGGAAGCTGAAGACTTTATGCAAATATTCAAGAATATATTTGTTCCTTGGTGCCTGCAATCAAATAGTTGTTCAACCAGTGCTCGGGTAGATTTGTTATTGGCACTGCTGGATGATGAGCATTTCTCAGAACAGTGGTCCTTCATCATCAACTATGTGATTGGCCAAAGTTATTCTGAATTCGAATCAAAGTTATTAGATGCTGACCATGCAGCAATATTGGCCATGCTCCTGGAAAAAGCAAGGGATGGGAGAATGAAGAGGAAAGTGAAAGATGATTCCACTCATAGTCCAGGCAGTAATGCCAAAGATTGGCATCATCAATATCTCGAATTATCTGCTATTGCTGTTTCTCAATCCCTGCCACCTTTCAGCACTTCTCATGTGCAGTTTATATG CTCTCTTCTTGGTGGTTTAACAGAAGAAAAATCTTCTTTTCTGTCCAGAAATGCTTTGATTCTCATTTATGAAGAGATTTTCCGGAAGTTACTATGTTTTCTCCAGACTTCACCTTTCTTTTGGGTACGGAATGCGGCTTCTGTTTTAATCAATGATGAAAAAACCTCTGTAGAATTTGATAGTTCTCTCAACATTATTGAGATAGCTAAATTTGCTCTTGACATACTTGATGGTAGTTTCTATAGCCTGAAGACTCTTGATGGGGAAAGTGGACTTGTATCTGGAATTTTATCTGCAATTTTTGTCATTGAATGGGAGTGTAATTTAAGCAAAGCACTAGGTGATTCACTTGATGACAATTCAATGATACAAATCAAGCCCAGGATAACATTTGGTGAATACGTGTGTGCTTTCCATAACAAGATAAATgttcaatttttgaaaagcctTTGCTCAGATAGCCGCAAGAGATTGTCAAATATCTTAGTTCAGTCAACAAGATTAGCTCTATTTGCCGAAGATAGACTTAGTAATGATGAAATTGTATCGTTATGCTGTACATGGGTTCTTGAAGTTCTTGAGCATGTCTGTCTggatgaaaatgaagaacaaagtGTGCTACAATATCTACTGAGTAAGGATGAAGTGTGGCCTGTGTTTGTTGCTCCAAATTTTAGCTTGACAAAG GCTTCTGGAGACAAGAAGTTTGTTGCTTTTATTGACAGGTTAATATCAAAAATAGGGATTGATAGAGTTATTTCTGGGTGTGGTGTTCTTAATCCATCTTTGCTTGGAAAAGGTCAAGAGCTTGCATCTTCTGCATGGTTAACTGCTGAAATCCTGTGCACTTGGAGATGGCCTGGAAGCTGTGCTATGTCTTCTTTCTTACCTTCATTCTGTGCTTATGCCAAGGGCAGTAATTCTGTACAGGAAGGCCTGTTAGATGAAACATTAAGAATTTTGCTTGATGGTTCCCTTGTTTATGGAGGCACTGGCACAAAAAATTCCGTTAGTATGTGGCCAGTTCCAGCTGATGAAATGGAAGGTGTTGAAGAACCATTCTTAAGAGCACTTATTTCGTTTCTCTCTGCTTTattcaaagagaaaatatgGGGCCCAGCAAAGGCATCCAGTCTGATAGAACTTTTTGTGAATAAACTTTTTATTGGGGAAGCAGTTAATACTAATTGTCTTAAGATTCTACCTTTGCTTATAAATATACTTCTAGAACCATTTTATGGGTATGAGGAACCTGGTACTGGTGTCCATCATTGTACTTTAGAAGAAAGTTTTGTGCAAAATACTATGATAGACTGGCTGGAGAGGGCACTAAGTCTTCCTCCTTTGGTCACATGGAAAACAGGAGAAG ACATGGAGGATTGGCTTCAGTTAGTTATTGGCTGTTATCCTTTCATCTCAGTGGGTGGTTCACAAGCATTGAAGCCAGCGAGAAATATCAGCTCTGATGAGAGGAAGCTTCTGTATAAATTATTCCAGAAGCAAAGGCATGTTGCTGGTGGATCAGCTATATTTAACCAGCTTACAGTGGTGCAGATGCTTCTGTCAAAACTTATGATTGTTTCTGTAGGATATTGCTGGAATGAATTCTGTAAAGAAGATTGGGACTTTTTATTGTCTAACCTAAGGTGTTGGATTCAATCAGCAGTTGTCATGATGGAGGATGTAACTGAAAATATAAATGGTGTTGTTGATAGCTCAGCTGATAATTTAAATCTGATGAGTCAGAAAATTGAgcaaattgttttaatttcagATCCTTTTCCAATAAAGATTTGTGAAAATGCCCTTTTGTCTTTCTTGCTTCTCCTTAAGCATTGTAAACTTCAACAAGATGAAGAGAGAGATAATCTAAGTACATCTAAATCAGAAAATTTGGATTCTGTTAAAGATCGAATTCTAGAGGGTGTCCTCCGCCTACTATTTTGTACAGGCATTTCTGAGGCTATTGCATCTGATTGCTGTAAAGAAGCTGCCTTAGTTGTTGCATCATCACGGGTTGAATATACACACTTTTGGAATTTGGTAGCTTTTGGGGTTGTTAATTCCTCTTCACAATGTAGAGATAAAGCAGTGAAATCAGTTGAATTTTGGGGACTAAGGAAAGGGTCTATTAGCTCTTTGTATACTTTACTTTTTACTTCCAAGCCAATTCCTCCATTGCAGTTTGCTGCATATTTTGTTCTTTCAAATGATCCTGTTTTAAGCATTGCTATCCTTGAAGATAATGCTTGCAATTCAAATGTATATGCTGCTACTGACGATGATAGGCAGCATGACATGTCACTAGAAGAAAAGGTTCATCTGAAAAAGGAAATATCTGTCATGGTAGAAAGGGCGCCTTTTGAGGTTCTTGGAACGGACTCTCTTTCACATCAACGC GTAAATCTCTTCCTTGCTTGGTCTTTGTTGTTATCACATCTGCAGTCATTATCTTCCTCATCTCAGAGGGAGAGACTGATCCAGTACATACAAGACTCTGCTACCCCAGTTGTTTTGGATTGCCTTTTCCAGCATATTCCTGTAGAGACTTTCACAGTTCAGAGTCTAAAGAAGAAAGATGCAGAGCTTTCTGGTGGCTTGTCGGAAGCTGCAAGTGCTGCAACCCGTGCCACCACAACTGGTTCACTCTTGTTTGCCGTGGAATCTCTTTGGCCTGTTGAATTGGAGAAAATTTCATCACTTGCTGGTGCAATATATGGTTTAATGCTCCAGGTTCTTCCAGCTTATGTACGTGGCTGGTTTAGTGATTTACGTGACCGTAACACTTCAGCTGTCATTGAATCCTTTACAAGGACTTGCTGCAGCCCTCCTCTCATTGCAAATGAATTGTCTCAG ATTAAGAAAGCCGACTTTCGTGATGAGAATTTCTCAGTAAGTGTAAGCAAATCAGCAAACGAGATTGTTGCTACTTACACAAAGGATGAAACGGGAATGGATCTAGTCATTCGTCTCCCTGCATCTTATCCACTAAGGCCAGTAGATGTTGATTGTACAAGGAGCCTTGGAATTGCTGAGACCAAGCAAAGGAAATGGTTGATGTCAATGATGCTATTTGTTCGTAATCAG AATGGAGCTTTAGCAGAAGCTATAGGAATTTGGAAGCGCAATTTCGATAAAGAATTTGAAGGTGTTGAGGAGTGCCCGATCTGCTACAGTGTAATTCACACCACAGACCACAGTCTTCCACGTCTTGGTTGCAAGACATGCAAACACAAATTTCATTCTGCTTGTCTCTGTAAATGGTTTTCTACTTCTCACAAATCATCATGCCCATTGTGTCAATCTCCGTTCTATGGTTTACACCTTGAGTAA
- the LOC114193010 gene encoding E3 ubiquitin-protein ligase listerin isoform X2, translating into MYLEENLKLTPQNLSDKAVATDELDEIYQQVISSTLLALATLLDVLICLQQRPGFENVTTEPKHASKARAAAVSFTEKLFKDHKYFHDFLRSERPSIRSATYSVLKSLIKNMPQAINDGNLKSVAGAILGAFNEKDPTCHPSMWDVILLFSRQFPDGWSSLNIQKSILNPFWNFLRNGCFGSQKVSYPALVLFLDNVPPKSVGGDKFFLEFFKNFWAGRRISLSIDRLAFFQALQECFLWALKNASRYNDGEESICHFRVTLVDHVLVKLLWKDFLTAGTSRADDIINLGKATVSLEENVSESKKVDMLNMKYPMPYLQELGKCFIEILLGIFILDINVLSVFIEELQDNCMGALEQAVNVDIVERIILFMFLLEKHAVLKGAIWPLAYIVGPMLGKSFSLIKSSDSPDTVRLLSVAVSVFGPQMIVQEVFIKNKGHYSSQVSCNGDKVGEAEDFMQIFKNIFVPWCLQSNSCSTSARVDLLLALLDDEHFSEQWSFIINYVIGQSYSEFESKLLDADHAAILAMLLEKARDGRMKRKVKDDSTHSPGSNAKDWHHQYLELSAIAVSQSLPPFSTSHVQFICSLLGGLTEEKSSFLSRNALILIYEEIFRKLLCFLQTSPFFWVRNAASVLINDEKTSVEFDSSLNIIEIAKFALDILDGSFYSLKTLDGESGLVSGILSAIFVIEWECNLSKALGDSLDDNSMIQIKPRITFGEYVCAFHNKINVQFLKSLCSDSRKRLSNILVQSTRLALFAEDRLSNDEIVSLCCTWVLEVLEHVCLDENEEQSVLQYLLSKDEVWPVFVAPNFSLTKASGDKKFVAFIDRLISKIGIDRVISGCGVLNPSLLGKGQELASSAWLTAEILCTWRWPGSCAMSSFLPSFCAYAKGSNSVQEGLLDETLRILLDGSLVYGGTGTKNSVSMWPVPADEMEGVEEPFLRALISFLSALFKEKIWGPAKASSLIELFVNKLFIGEAVNTNCLKILPLLINILLEPFYGYEEPGTGVHHCTLEESFVQNTMIDWLERALSLPPLVTWKTGEDMEDWLQLVIGCYPFISVGGSQALKPARNISSDERKLLYKLFQKQRHVAGGSAIFNQLTVVQMLLSKLMIVSVGYCWNEFCKEDWDFLLSNLRCWIQSAVVMMEDVTENINGVVDSSADNLNLMSQKIEQIVLISDPFPIKICENALLSFLLLLKHCKLQQDEERDNLSTSKSENLDSVKDRILEGVLRLLFCTGISEAIASDCCKEAALVVASSRVEYTHFWNLVAFGVVNSSSQCRDKAVKSVEFWGLRKGSISSLYTLLFTSKPIPPLQFAAYFVLSNDPVLSIAILEDNACNSNVYAATDDDRQHDMSLEEKVHLKKEISVMVERAPFEVLGTDSLSHQRVNLFLAWSLLLSHLQSLSSSSQRERLIQYIQDSATPVVLDCLFQHIPVETFTVQSLKKKDAELSGGLSEAASAATRATTTGSLLFAVESLWPVELEKISSLAGAIYGLMLQVLPAYVRGWFSDLRDRNTSAVIESFTRTCCSPPLIANELSQIKKADFRDENFSVSVSKSANEIVATYTKDETGMDLVIRLPASYPLRPVDVDCTRSLGIAETKQRKWLMSMMLFVRNQNGALAEAIGIWKRNFDKEFEGVEECPICYSVIHTTDHSLPRLGCKTCKHKFHSACLCKWFSTSHKSSCPLCQSPFYGLHLE; encoded by the exons ATGTATTTAGAAGAAAACCTAAAGCTCACACCGCAAAATTTATCTGATAAAGCTGTAGCTACAGATGAGTTAGATGAGATATATCAGCAG GTGATATCATCAACGTTGTTAGCATTGGCCACTCTTCTTGATGTTTTAATTTGCTTACAACAACGACCTGGTTTTGAGAACGTAACTACTGAACCTAAACATGCTTCTAAGGCTAGGGCAGCTGCTGTTTCTTTTACCGAGAAGCTGTTCAAAGATCATAAATACTTTCATGACTTTTTGAGGTCAGAAAGGCCTAGCATTCGATCAGCTACTTATAGTGTATTGAAGagcttaataaaaaatatgccACAGGCTATTAATGATGGAAATTTAAAATCTGTTGCTGGTGCAATTCTTGGTGCTTTCAATGAGAAGGATCCAACTTGTCATCCCTCAATGTGGGATGTAATATTACTTTTCTCTAGACAATTCCCAGATGGTTGGTCTTCCTTAAACATTCAAAAAAGCATACTAAATCCGTTTTGGAATTTTCTTAGGAATGGTTGCTTTGGTTCCCAGAAGGTTTCATATCCAGCTTTGGTTTTATTCTTAGACAATGTTCCACCTAAATCTGTTGGAGGGGATAagttttttcttgaatttttcaAGAACTTTTGGGCTGGAAGGAGAATTTCTCTATCTATAGATAGACTGGCATTTTTCCAGGCACTGCAAGAATGTTTCCTTTGGGCTTTGAAAAATGCTTCAAG ATATAATGATGGAGAAGAGTCAATCTGTCACTTCCGAGTCACTCTTGTTGATCATGTCCTTGTAAAGCTTTTATGGAAGGATTTCCTTACAGCTGGAACCTCAAGAGCTGATGACATAATCAACTTAGGAAAAGCAACAGTTTCATTGGAGGAAAATGTTTCTGAAAGCAAGAAAGTGGATATGCTGAATATGAAGTATCCTATGCCCTATTTGCAAGAGTTGGGGAAGTGCTTTATTGAAATCCTTTTAGGCATTTTTATATTGGATATCAATGTTCTATCTGTTTTTATTGAGGAACTTCAGGATAATTGCATGGGTGCTCTTGAGCAAGCAGTTAATGTGGACATTGTTGAACGAATCATTTTGTTCATGTTTTTGCTGGAAAAACATGCTGTGCTGAAAGGTGCAATTTGGCCATTGGCCTATATTGTGGGACCAATGTTGGGGAAGTCTTTCTCACTCATTAAATCTTCA GATTCACCAGATACTGTGAGACTTCTGTCAGTTGCTGTTTCAGTATTTGGACCACAAATGATTGTCCAagaagtttttattaaaaacaaaggGCATTATTCTAGTCAGGTTTCATGTAATGGGGATAAAGTAGGGGAAGCTGAAGACTTTATGCAAATATTCAAGAATATATTTGTTCCTTGGTGCCTGCAATCAAATAGTTGTTCAACCAGTGCTCGGGTAGATTTGTTATTGGCACTGCTGGATGATGAGCATTTCTCAGAACAGTGGTCCTTCATCATCAACTATGTGATTGGCCAAAGTTATTCTGAATTCGAATCAAAGTTATTAGATGCTGACCATGCAGCAATATTGGCCATGCTCCTGGAAAAAGCAAGGGATGGGAGAATGAAGAGGAAAGTGAAAGATGATTCCACTCATAGTCCAGGCAGTAATGCCAAAGATTGGCATCATCAATATCTCGAATTATCTGCTATTGCTGTTTCTCAATCCCTGCCACCTTTCAGCACTTCTCATGTGCAGTTTATATG CTCTCTTCTTGGTGGTTTAACAGAAGAAAAATCTTCTTTTCTGTCCAGAAATGCTTTGATTCTCATTTATGAAGAGATTTTCCGGAAGTTACTATGTTTTCTCCAGACTTCACCTTTCTTTTGGGTACGGAATGCGGCTTCTGTTTTAATCAATGATGAAAAAACCTCTGTAGAATTTGATAGTTCTCTCAACATTATTGAGATAGCTAAATTTGCTCTTGACATACTTGATGGTAGTTTCTATAGCCTGAAGACTCTTGATGGGGAAAGTGGACTTGTATCTGGAATTTTATCTGCAATTTTTGTCATTGAATGGGAGTGTAATTTAAGCAAAGCACTAGGTGATTCACTTGATGACAATTCAATGATACAAATCAAGCCCAGGATAACATTTGGTGAATACGTGTGTGCTTTCCATAACAAGATAAATgttcaatttttgaaaagcctTTGCTCAGATAGCCGCAAGAGATTGTCAAATATCTTAGTTCAGTCAACAAGATTAGCTCTATTTGCCGAAGATAGACTTAGTAATGATGAAATTGTATCGTTATGCTGTACATGGGTTCTTGAAGTTCTTGAGCATGTCTGTCTggatgaaaatgaagaacaaagtGTGCTACAATATCTACTGAGTAAGGATGAAGTGTGGCCTGTGTTTGTTGCTCCAAATTTTAGCTTGACAAAG GCTTCTGGAGACAAGAAGTTTGTTGCTTTTATTGACAGGTTAATATCAAAAATAGGGATTGATAGAGTTATTTCTGGGTGTGGTGTTCTTAATCCATCTTTGCTTGGAAAAGGTCAAGAGCTTGCATCTTCTGCATGGTTAACTGCTGAAATCCTGTGCACTTGGAGATGGCCTGGAAGCTGTGCTATGTCTTCTTTCTTACCTTCATTCTGTGCTTATGCCAAGGGCAGTAATTCTGTACAGGAAGGCCTGTTAGATGAAACATTAAGAATTTTGCTTGATGGTTCCCTTGTTTATGGAGGCACTGGCACAAAAAATTCCGTTAGTATGTGGCCAGTTCCAGCTGATGAAATGGAAGGTGTTGAAGAACCATTCTTAAGAGCACTTATTTCGTTTCTCTCTGCTTTattcaaagagaaaatatgGGGCCCAGCAAAGGCATCCAGTCTGATAGAACTTTTTGTGAATAAACTTTTTATTGGGGAAGCAGTTAATACTAATTGTCTTAAGATTCTACCTTTGCTTATAAATATACTTCTAGAACCATTTTATGGGTATGAGGAACCTGGTACTGGTGTCCATCATTGTACTTTAGAAGAAAGTTTTGTGCAAAATACTATGATAGACTGGCTGGAGAGGGCACTAAGTCTTCCTCCTTTGGTCACATGGAAAACAGGAGAAG ACATGGAGGATTGGCTTCAGTTAGTTATTGGCTGTTATCCTTTCATCTCAGTGGGTGGTTCACAAGCATTGAAGCCAGCGAGAAATATCAGCTCTGATGAGAGGAAGCTTCTGTATAAATTATTCCAGAAGCAAAGGCATGTTGCTGGTGGATCAGCTATATTTAACCAGCTTACAGTGGTGCAGATGCTTCTGTCAAAACTTATGATTGTTTCTGTAGGATATTGCTGGAATGAATTCTGTAAAGAAGATTGGGACTTTTTATTGTCTAACCTAAGGTGTTGGATTCAATCAGCAGTTGTCATGATGGAGGATGTAACTGAAAATATAAATGGTGTTGTTGATAGCTCAGCTGATAATTTAAATCTGATGAGTCAGAAAATTGAgcaaattgttttaatttcagATCCTTTTCCAATAAAGATTTGTGAAAATGCCCTTTTGTCTTTCTTGCTTCTCCTTAAGCATTGTAAACTTCAACAAGATGAAGAGAGAGATAATCTAAGTACATCTAAATCAGAAAATTTGGATTCTGTTAAAGATCGAATTCTAGAGGGTGTCCTCCGCCTACTATTTTGTACAGGCATTTCTGAGGCTATTGCATCTGATTGCTGTAAAGAAGCTGCCTTAGTTGTTGCATCATCACGGGTTGAATATACACACTTTTGGAATTTGGTAGCTTTTGGGGTTGTTAATTCCTCTTCACAATGTAGAGATAAAGCAGTGAAATCAGTTGAATTTTGGGGACTAAGGAAAGGGTCTATTAGCTCTTTGTATACTTTACTTTTTACTTCCAAGCCAATTCCTCCATTGCAGTTTGCTGCATATTTTGTTCTTTCAAATGATCCTGTTTTAAGCATTGCTATCCTTGAAGATAATGCTTGCAATTCAAATGTATATGCTGCTACTGACGATGATAGGCAGCATGACATGTCACTAGAAGAAAAGGTTCATCTGAAAAAGGAAATATCTGTCATGGTAGAAAGGGCGCCTTTTGAGGTTCTTGGAACGGACTCTCTTTCACATCAACGC GTAAATCTCTTCCTTGCTTGGTCTTTGTTGTTATCACATCTGCAGTCATTATCTTCCTCATCTCAGAGGGAGAGACTGATCCAGTACATACAAGACTCTGCTACCCCAGTTGTTTTGGATTGCCTTTTCCAGCATATTCCTGTAGAGACTTTCACAGTTCAGAGTCTAAAGAAGAAAGATGCAGAGCTTTCTGGTGGCTTGTCGGAAGCTGCAAGTGCTGCAACCCGTGCCACCACAACTGGTTCACTCTTGTTTGCCGTGGAATCTCTTTGGCCTGTTGAATTGGAGAAAATTTCATCACTTGCTGGTGCAATATATGGTTTAATGCTCCAGGTTCTTCCAGCTTATGTACGTGGCTGGTTTAGTGATTTACGTGACCGTAACACTTCAGCTGTCATTGAATCCTTTACAAGGACTTGCTGCAGCCCTCCTCTCATTGCAAATGAATTGTCTCAG ATTAAGAAAGCCGACTTTCGTGATGAGAATTTCTCAGTAAGTGTAAGCAAATCAGCAAACGAGATTGTTGCTACTTACACAAAGGATGAAACGGGAATGGATCTAGTCATTCGTCTCCCTGCATCTTATCCACTAAGGCCAGTAGATGTTGATTGTACAAGGAGCCTTGGAATTGCTGAGACCAAGCAAAGGAAATGGTTGATGTCAATGATGCTATTTGTTCGTAATCAG AATGGAGCTTTAGCAGAAGCTATAGGAATTTGGAAGCGCAATTTCGATAAAGAATTTGAAGGTGTTGAGGAGTGCCCGATCTGCTACAGTGTAATTCACACCACAGACCACAGTCTTCCACGTCTTGGTTGCAAGACATGCAAACACAAATTTCATTCTGCTTGTCTCTGTAAATGGTTTTCTACTTCTCACAAATCATCATGCCCATTGTGTCAATCTCCGTTCTATGGTTTACACCTTGAGTAA